A single region of the Hyphomicrobiales bacterium genome encodes:
- a CDS encoding putative gluconolactonase (Evidence 3 : Putative function from multiple computational evidences), whose product MYFPVTIDAEPFTQLPQALHARGAPGEWERVTRPGMKLHSFLEGPEFDDSGNLWLVDVPNGRLFCVSPDGEWSVAFSYGGEPHGLAWLGDGVFALTDYRQGVLRFDSKTSSLETLCRGVNSESFRGLGDIARGPDGALWFGDPGRSSLSDPTGRLFRLRPGHDTPDLILNNVPYPNGIALGRGGAHVYVAATRANAIWRLMAKWPDPVHPMVGLHIQLSGGLGPDGLAVGPGGLLAVAQAQAGRVHVFDALGDPVAKIHTRGGLWTTAVRFDATGRWLYITEAERGTIYRADMAGIPAGADAK is encoded by the coding sequence TTGTATTTTCCGGTCACGATCGACGCAGAGCCTTTCACGCAGCTACCGCAGGCGCTGCATGCGCGTGGCGCTCCGGGCGAGTGGGAGCGGGTCACGCGACCGGGGATGAAGCTGCATTCCTTTCTGGAAGGGCCGGAATTCGACGACTCCGGCAATCTCTGGCTAGTTGATGTACCAAACGGCCGACTGTTTTGCGTTTCGCCCGACGGTGAATGGAGCGTGGCGTTCTCTTATGGGGGAGAGCCACACGGCCTCGCTTGGCTTGGCGACGGCGTGTTCGCGTTGACCGACTACCGGCAGGGCGTGCTGCGGTTCGACAGCAAAACATCGAGTCTCGAAACATTGTGCCGCGGCGTTAACAGTGAATCCTTCCGCGGCTTGGGGGATATCGCGCGCGGGCCGGACGGCGCGCTCTGGTTTGGCGACCCCGGCCGCTCGAGCCTGAGCGACCCCACCGGACGACTGTTTCGGCTGCGACCGGGGCATGACACGCCGGATCTCATCCTCAACAATGTGCCTTATCCCAACGGCATCGCGCTTGGCCGCGGGGGAGCCCACGTCTATGTGGCGGCGACCCGTGCCAACGCGATCTGGCGGCTGATGGCGAAATGGCCCGATCCGGTGCATCCGATGGTAGGCCTGCATATCCAGTTGTCAGGCGGCCTCGGACCCGATGGCCTTGCCGTCGGTCCTGGTGGCCTTTTGGCCGTTGCTCAGGCGCAGGCGGGGCGCGTCCACGTCTTCGACGCGCTGGGCGATCCCGTGGCGAAGATCCACACCCGTGGTGGCCTCTGGACGACGGCGGTCAGGTTCGATGCTACGGGCCGATGGCTCTATATCACCGAGGCTGAGCGCGGCACGATCTACCGGGCCGATATGGCCGGCATTCCCGCAGGCGCGGACGCGAAATAG
- a CDS encoding Aspartate aminotransferase family protein, which yields MSSVLHRDLKIGLPKVVRGEGCYLFDSEGRSYVDASGGAAVSCLGHSDERVIAAVREQIGTLPFAHTSFFTNQPAETLAEKLIARAPEGFGEGRAVFVGSGSEAMEVALKLARQYHVERGETARSVFVARRMSYHGNTLGALSVGGHMQRRATYAPMLMNVEHIPACHPYRDIQLGETLEAYGLRQADELERTILSVGADKVAAFVAEPVSGAALGSVPPVPGYFSRIREICDRYGVLFIADEVMCGMGRTGSLFAIEQEGVCPDIITVAKGLGAGYQPIGGMLASKKVIAGIEAGSGTLANGHTYMSHAVACAASLAVLEAIEEDDLVERVERMGSLLRRRLERSFSQHPAVGDIRGRGLFQTIELVADRDSKIPFPRSRRIAERFRERAMINGLICYPSAGCADGALGDHVLLAPPYIVTEAQIDEIVEKMERTLAEVLA from the coding sequence ATGAGTAGTGTGCTTCACCGCGACCTTAAGATCGGCCTTCCCAAGGTCGTTCGGGGGGAGGGGTGTTATTTGTTCGACTCTGAAGGTCGCTCCTATGTCGATGCCTCCGGCGGAGCCGCTGTTTCATGCCTGGGACATAGTGATGAGCGAGTGATAGCGGCCGTCCGTGAGCAGATCGGCACGCTGCCTTTCGCGCACACTTCGTTCTTCACGAATCAGCCCGCCGAAACCTTGGCCGAAAAGCTGATCGCCCGCGCTCCCGAAGGTTTTGGTGAAGGCCGCGCAGTCTTCGTGGGAAGCGGTTCGGAAGCGATGGAAGTCGCGCTCAAACTGGCCCGCCAGTACCATGTTGAGCGCGGCGAGACCGCACGCAGCGTGTTCGTTGCCCGCCGCATGAGCTATCACGGCAACACGCTGGGCGCGTTGTCGGTGGGCGGGCATATGCAACGTCGCGCCACATACGCGCCGATGCTGATGAATGTCGAGCATATCCCCGCCTGTCATCCCTACCGCGACATCCAGCTCGGCGAGACGTTGGAAGCCTATGGCTTACGGCAGGCGGACGAGCTGGAAAGAACTATTCTTTCGGTTGGCGCGGACAAGGTCGCGGCTTTCGTCGCCGAGCCGGTGTCGGGCGCAGCCCTTGGATCGGTACCACCTGTGCCCGGCTACTTCAGCCGCATCCGCGAGATCTGCGATCGCTATGGCGTGCTGTTCATCGCCGACGAGGTCATGTGCGGCATGGGGCGCACCGGAAGTCTTTTTGCCATTGAGCAAGAGGGCGTGTGCCCTGACATTATCACCGTGGCGAAAGGTCTTGGCGCAGGCTATCAGCCCATTGGCGGAATGCTCGCATCCAAGAAGGTGATCGCCGGCATCGAGGCGGGCTCGGGCACGCTCGCCAACGGCCACACCTACATGAGCCATGCCGTCGCTTGCGCAGCATCGCTAGCGGTGCTGGAGGCGATTGAAGAGGACGATCTCGTCGAACGGGTCGAGAGGATGGGCAGTCTGCTGCGGCGGCGCCTGGAGCGCAGCTTCAGTCAACATCCGGCTGTTGGCGACATTCGTGGGCGCGGCCTCTTCCAGACGATAGAGCTGGTCGCTGACCGTGACAGCAAGATCCCCTTTCCGCGTTCACGCCGTATCGCGGAACGTTTCCGCGAGCGGGCAATGATCAACGGCCTGATCTGCTATCCGTCCGCAGGGTGTGCCGATGGCGCGCTCGGAGATCACGTCCTTCTGGCACCTCCCTACATCGTCACAGAAGCCCAGATTGATGAGATTGTCGAAAAGATGGAGCGGACGCTGGCCGAGGTGCTCGCGTAG
- a CDS encoding conserved exported hypothetical protein (Evidence 4 : Unknown function but conserved in other organisms), which yields MKLTRRTATGVLMATVAFASLGANSPSFAQSGSTWDNIAKTGVLKVGLIPNRPPYQFEVKGKQEGLAIQMGEDLATALSKELGKPIAIEYEKSTWSTLVLDIQSGRIDTFFGMSETPERKAALDMFGPLYSVPVVAITAGGGLKGNTWEALNTPETRIAVVMGTTDEDAVRKYMPKATIRAMKGMAEAILDVQSGNSDALVTSVLLGINAMDKNPNFKEMTLLQPPYALPSGGGARKDGDGRFTTFVQKWSEDYRASGRVQDVILESLKQAGFGIEAIPAEVKF from the coding sequence ATGAAATTAACCCGCCGCACGGCGACTGGCGTATTGATGGCAACCGTTGCATTTGCGAGCCTCGGCGCCAATTCGCCATCTTTCGCCCAGTCCGGCTCGACTTGGGACAATATCGCTAAAACAGGCGTTCTCAAGGTCGGCCTGATCCCAAACCGCCCTCCCTACCAGTTCGAGGTCAAGGGCAAGCAGGAAGGCCTGGCGATCCAGATGGGGGAGGACCTCGCGACGGCCTTATCGAAGGAACTCGGCAAACCAATCGCGATCGAGTACGAGAAATCGACCTGGTCGACCCTCGTCCTCGATATCCAGTCGGGCCGTATCGATACATTCTTCGGCATGTCGGAGACGCCCGAGCGCAAGGCTGCTCTGGACATGTTTGGCCCGCTCTATTCCGTACCGGTTGTCGCGATAACGGCCGGTGGTGGCTTGAAGGGTAATACCTGGGAAGCGTTGAATACGCCTGAAACCCGCATCGCGGTGGTGATGGGCACCACGGACGAAGATGCAGTGCGCAAGTACATGCCGAAGGCCACGATCCGCGCGATGAAGGGCATGGCTGAAGCGATCCTCGACGTGCAGTCGGGCAATTCCGATGCCTTGGTGACCTCCGTCCTTCTCGGCATCAACGCTATGGATAAGAACCCGAACTTCAAGGAGATGACCCTGTTGCAGCCGCCGTACGCGCTGCCATCTGGTGGCGGCGCCCGCAAGGATGGCGACGGCCGCTTCACCACATTCGTGCAGAAGTGGTCCGAGGATTACCGCGCCAGCGGCCGCGTCCAGGATGTCATCCTCGAATCCCTGAAGCAGGCAGGTTTCGGAATCGAAGCGATACCTGCCGAGGTTAAATTCTAA
- a CDS encoding hypothetical protein (Evidence 5 : Unknown function), translated as MGGITTPEARIRERTLHTSVWKAAHSLPRLGLSDIRDTMLGFSKAIAPSQRRL; from the coding sequence GTGGGCGGTATCACCACGCCGGAGGCGCGAATACGGGAGCGGACCCTTCACACCTCTGTCTGGAAGGCCGCCCACTCCTTGCCCCGACTTGGGCTGAGCGACATTCGCGACACCATGCTAGGCTTCAGCAAAGCGATTGCCCCATCACAGCGACGCCTGTGA
- a CDS encoding CoA transferase, with amino-acid sequence MAKRAFSGIRIVDFTHVLSGPFCTYQLGLLGADVIKVEEPGLGDYMRRRGSDRDLRRRLMGDHFLSLNANKRSIVIDLTSKDGAAVARRLIDDADVVVENFRAGVMEGLGLGYEAVSERNPRLIYCALSGYGRSGLHATRKVYDQVVQANSGLMSGTGEIGGGPIKSGSPVLDYSSGLMAAFAISAALFQRSADGLGQFIDVAMHDTALMLMSTSIMNQTRSGKAPRPHANEHPLAAASCYVAGDGEMIMLGCCTQGQFERLCVLIGRPDIAADPRFSDVNTQDVHRAALVEILQTEMRARSAEDWERHLADHVPASRVRSLSEGLDQARLNNRKVIRSIEPPEGFPGQVEVPVAAYIFGHDGPEITSFPPELGVDTRDVLREHGYDDETIERLIDEGAVETDSDRNLPI; translated from the coding sequence ATGGCTAAGCGCGCGTTCTCGGGTATCCGAATCGTCGATTTCACCCATGTGTTGTCGGGGCCTTTCTGCACGTATCAGCTCGGGCTGCTCGGCGCTGACGTGATCAAGGTCGAGGAACCTGGCCTCGGGGACTACATGCGTCGTCGAGGCTCCGATCGCGACTTGAGGAGGAGGCTCATGGGCGATCACTTCCTCAGCCTCAATGCCAACAAACGTTCGATCGTTATCGATCTCACGTCGAAGGACGGAGCAGCGGTGGCGCGGCGCCTCATCGATGATGCCGACGTCGTGGTCGAGAATTTTCGTGCGGGCGTCATGGAGGGGCTTGGGCTTGGCTATGAGGCAGTCTCGGAAAGAAACCCCAGGCTCATCTATTGTGCATTGTCCGGCTATGGCCGCAGCGGCCTCCACGCGACGCGCAAAGTCTATGACCAGGTGGTGCAGGCCAATTCAGGCTTGATGTCAGGCACGGGGGAGATCGGCGGAGGACCGATCAAGAGCGGCTCGCCCGTGCTTGATTATTCGAGTGGCCTGATGGCAGCCTTTGCTATCTCGGCCGCCCTGTTCCAGCGCTCGGCCGACGGGCTGGGGCAGTTTATCGACGTGGCCATGCATGATACCGCGTTGATGCTGATGAGCACGTCGATCATGAACCAGACCCGCAGCGGAAAGGCACCACGTCCCCACGCGAACGAGCACCCGCTTGCCGCCGCGAGTTGCTACGTCGCAGGTGACGGGGAAATGATCATGCTTGGTTGCTGTACGCAGGGACAATTCGAGCGCTTATGCGTCTTGATCGGTCGCCCCGACATCGCCGCCGATCCCCGTTTCAGCGACGTCAACACTCAAGACGTCCATCGCGCTGCATTGGTCGAAATACTGCAGACGGAAATGCGAGCGCGATCCGCCGAGGATTGGGAGAGACATCTAGCCGACCATGTGCCGGCCTCGCGCGTCCGCTCGCTGTCGGAGGGGCTGGATCAGGCCCGCCTGAACAATCGTAAGGTAATCAGGTCGATAGAGCCGCCGGAGGGCTTTCCTGGCCAAGTCGAAGTGCCGGTCGCGGCCTATATCTTCGGCCATGACGGCCCAGAGATTACATCCTTCCCACCAGAACTCGGTGTCGATACCCGTGATGTTCTGCGCGAACACGGATATGATGATGAGACGATAGAGCGACTGATCGATGAAGGTGCCGTGGAAACGGACTCGGATCGGAACCTCCCGATATAG
- a CDS encoding conserved exported hypothetical protein (Evidence 4 : Unknown function but conserved in other organisms), whose product MSGLVLNRRGMLALSASAAFAGTLGGTGRVFAQAPSAWDQAIETGIVRFGMYPNQAPYNFTLDGKPRGFRRLMAEDFTARLSEKVGKQLKVEEVPSSLQNIVLDIQANRIDVHMGLTVTEERKKAIDMFGPIYMMPVAAFNSASFNPGTNWDDYDKKGIRISVIQGSTDEAAARDRLTKVTFRGFKSAGEVVLDVISGNADAAVMGLLLGMNGAKRNPNIGSIIPLQPLYAPASGGGCRKDGDGRFTKFLQEWAVDLQTSGRAAKLILVSMDEAGLDVNKLPPGATF is encoded by the coding sequence GTGAGCGGATTAGTGTTGAACAGGCGCGGCATGCTTGCTCTGTCCGCATCGGCTGCATTCGCTGGAACACTTGGCGGAACTGGCCGCGTTTTCGCTCAGGCTCCATCGGCCTGGGACCAGGCCATAGAAACGGGAATAGTCCGTTTTGGAATGTATCCCAACCAGGCGCCTTACAATTTTACATTGGATGGCAAGCCCCGTGGCTTCAGGCGACTCATGGCGGAGGATTTTACAGCCCGACTAAGTGAGAAAGTCGGAAAGCAGCTCAAGGTGGAGGAAGTACCAAGCTCACTCCAAAACATCGTGCTCGACATTCAGGCAAACCGCATCGATGTGCATATGGGTCTGACCGTCACAGAAGAGCGCAAGAAGGCCATCGATATGTTCGGGCCGATCTACATGATGCCTGTGGCTGCCTTTAACAGCGCCAGCTTCAACCCAGGCACCAACTGGGATGACTATGACAAGAAAGGTATCCGCATTTCAGTCATTCAGGGATCGACAGACGAAGCCGCTGCACGCGACCGATTGACCAAGGTGACTTTCCGCGGTTTCAAGAGCGCCGGCGAGGTCGTCCTCGATGTGATTTCGGGGAATGCGGACGCAGCCGTCATGGGGCTTCTGCTCGGCATGAACGGCGCCAAGCGCAACCCCAATATCGGCAGCATCATTCCCTTGCAACCGCTCTACGCCCCAGCCTCTGGCGGTGGTTGCCGCAAGGATGGGGACGGCCGTTTCACCAAATTCCTCCAGGAATGGGCCGTCGATCTGCAAACCTCTGGTCGCGCGGCCAAGCTCATCCTCGTATCGATGGACGAAGCAGGGCTGGACGTCAACAAGCTTCCTCCGGGCGCTACTTTCTAG
- a CDS encoding hypothetical protein (Evidence 5 : Unknown function), translated as MAQLRAKIELVLQKSAQSKVCADICGAINRAPQAASCTGKKDGIVSSSRLTVGIRQLIGSV; from the coding sequence ATGGCACAGCTGCGCGCCAAGATCGAGCTGGTGTTGCAAAAATCTGCACAAAGCAAAGTGTGCGCTGATATTTGCGGCGCGATTAACCGTGCACCACAGGCTGCTAGTTGCACTGGAAAAAAGGACGGAATTGTCTCCAGCAGCCGTCTGACAGTAGGTATTCGCCAACTGATCGGATCGGTATAA
- a CDS encoding FecI: MTTTITTREIQDDLMSVYIRQWKVLRGLLKKHTGSHDLAEDALQETWLRLAGMKLEPTTIYDKQAFILRVAGNIAIDLLRREKRHSSRCISDEAVLNALVDNYPSPEAFAIDRDRVRFLALALAQLPAKPRAALLLNRCDGLSHREIAGQLGVSESMVARYLAQALRHCRDHFRDVA; encoded by the coding sequence ATGACCACAACGATCACCACACGCGAGATTCAGGACGACCTTATGTCCGTCTATATCCGTCAGTGGAAGGTGCTGCGGGGATTGCTGAAAAAGCATACCGGCTCGCACGATTTAGCGGAGGATGCCCTTCAGGAAACTTGGCTGCGGCTCGCGGGCATGAAGTTAGAGCCGACAACGATCTACGATAAGCAGGCGTTTATTCTGCGCGTGGCCGGCAATATCGCGATTGATTTGCTGCGGCGAGAAAAAAGGCACAGCTCACGCTGCATCAGCGACGAGGCCGTGCTGAACGCCCTCGTAGACAACTATCCGTCGCCGGAAGCGTTCGCGATCGACCGGGACCGAGTTCGCTTCCTGGCTCTCGCGTTGGCGCAGTTGCCTGCGAAGCCCCGAGCAGCGCTGTTGTTGAATCGTTGCGACGGGCTTTCCCACCGCGAGATCGCGGGGCAGCTTGGCGTTTCCGAAAGCATGGTTGCACGCTACCTCGCGCAAGCACTCCGTCATTGCCGCGACCATTTCCGCGACGTGGCGTGA